In the genome of Triticum urartu cultivar G1812 chromosome 5, Tu2.1, whole genome shotgun sequence, one region contains:
- the LOC125506884 gene encoding uncharacterized protein LOC125506884 — protein MWDYKSLDPADILERLNTHELQLAKKRDLYGPSYGRSHALNAKAVSSYEGEDSDSSIGDPEELSQELTMLMRKFQKFSRCGHFGKSSRGDDMRSDSSSRDDKKRTCHKCRKTGHYITDCPQWAKESKKKKKFKDDSSDDSKKKKKCSKSSSSKSSKSSSHKNSSSKKAWAFIGKEMDSEAESEENEEEEESEESESGVASLALATAFVTKSIFNTEENDFPNTVDDGVDDFAPTYCFMEKGAKVLKHPSSKLSEDGSDENLKPSYSELAKIAVKQQKAFEKVQNLLDKSDDLLGEEMDRTQTDNLQQLQTNFDNL, from the coding sequence atgtgggactacaagtcacttgatcctgCTGATATACTTGAGAGACTGAACACTCATGAATTACAACTAGCTAAAAAGAGAGACCTCTACGGGCCAAGCTATGGAAGATCACATGCACTGAATGCCAAGGCAGTCTCCTCGTATGAAGGGGAAGATTCCGACAGCAGcattggtgatcctgaagaactaagtCAGGAGCTAACAATGCTCATGAGAAaattccaaaagttctcaagatgTGGTCACTTTGGAAAATCTTCGAGAGGTGATGACAtgagatcagattcctcatcccgTGATGACAAGAAGAGAACTTGCCACAAATGCAGGAAAACTGGTCACTACATAACTGATTGTCCTCAGTGGGcgaaggaatcaaagaagaagaagaagttcaAGGATGATAGTTCAGACgactcaaagaagaagaagaaatgtTCAAAGTCCTCATCGTCTAAATCTTCAAAGTCTTCGTCTCACAAGAATAGCAGTTCCAAAAAGGCttgggcattcattggcaaggaaatggactctgaagctgaatctgaggaaaatgaggaagaggaggaatcCGAGGAGTCAGAatctggtgtggcgagcctagcccttGCTACTGCTTTCGTcaccaagtccatcttcaacactgaggAAAATGACTTCCCTAACACCGTTGACGACGGTGTCGATGACTttgctcccacctattgcttcatggaaaaaggtgccaaggtactcaaacaTCCCTCCTCTAAATTAAGTGAGGATGGATCTGATGAAAATCTCAAACCTAGTTATTCCGAACTTGCTAAGATTGCCGTCAAACAACAAAaggcttttgaaaaggttcaaaatctgctggacaaaagcgatgacctatTGGGTGAGGAAATGGATCGAACTCAAACTGATAATCTTCAGCAACTACAGACTAATTTTGATAACCTTtag